One Oscillospiraceae bacterium genomic region harbors:
- a CDS encoding binding-protein-dependent transport permease, with translation MGKAILAVIVTLIVGYLGTVVGLELLGNWDEFGLLIAIAVMGAFIIYFNDKK, from the coding sequence ATGGGTAAAGCGATTTTGGCAGTAATTGTTACATTGATTGTTGGTTATTTAGGTACGGTCGTAGGACTTGAACTTTTAGGTAATTGGGATGAGTTTGGATTGCTCATTGCTATTGCAGTAATGGGTGCTTTTATCATCTACTTCAATGACAAGAAGTAA
- a CDS encoding radical SAM mobile pair system MarR family transcriptional regulator has protein sequence MNMNGGFLVTKIKQLGDRIFEKILSEKNIDAFNGAQGRILYVLWQEDGISIRSLSIKCGLAITSLTTMLERMENQGLIRRVQSETDKRKTLLFLTEKAHALKGEYDSVSDKMGSIYYKGFSEEEITQFEECLDRIRKNLEEWQKS, from the coding sequence GTGAACATGAATGGCGGATTTCTTGTTACCAAAATAAAACAACTTGGAGATCGAATCTTTGAGAAGATTCTCAGCGAAAAGAATATTGATGCGTTTAACGGAGCCCAAGGGCGTATTCTTTATGTACTGTGGCAGGAAGATGGAATCTCAATCAGGTCACTCTCGATTAAATGTGGATTAGCGATAACTTCTCTTACTACGATGCTGGAAAGAATGGAAAATCAAGGGCTGATAAGACGTGTTCAGTCTGAAACGGACAAAAGGAAAACACTCCTGTTTCTGACTGAAAAAGCACATGCCTTAAAGGGCGAATACGATTCTGTATCTGATAAAATGGGCAGTATTTACTACAAAGGTTTTTCGGAGGAAGAAATTACCCAGTTTGAGGAATGCCTCGACCGCATCAGAAAGAATCTTGAGGAGTGGCAGAAATCATGA